The genomic DNA AAACATGAACAGCAGTTGAACAAGTGTGCCCCTGATGGTGAAAACAGTAGGAGGTAGAGAATGCAACAGGTCAAATAGAAGAATATGttaggcttaaaaataaaacttaaaaaatgagggaaaaaagcaaaagaaaaagctgaCATGCAGGATGAGAGACAGACCCTAAATCCCGGCAGGGAATATGCAGTGGAGTAAGGATTAGTGTCCTTAATGAATACGGAGGGCCTTCTCCTTCGAAGGTGGACAGCAGAAGATAGGGCTATGAGGACAGACATCCATTTTGAAAGCAGGTAGTGAGAATTTTAGGAAGATCCTTTCTGGTGGCCTCCAAACCAGAGAGTCAAATGCAACATTGCCCTGAAGAGAGAAACGTCAGGCTGTGGAGGAGGGAGGTTTGAGACTGGAGGTGAGTTTCCTAACCTAACCCATAGCAGAATATTGCATGATTTGAATCACTCATACATTTCAATTGCTTGCCCAGTTTCTGATGTGAGAGGATGGGTTTGAAAGAGATTATCAATGACAAGCTTTTCGCTAGTGTCAGGAATTCATAAAGTGGATGCAAGTAGTTTGAGGGAATGTGGTTTTGGCTTTTCATATAGTTTTGGAagaatcaaaaacaaatgaaggaaagaggaaTGAAGGCTTCTGAGAAGGGGGAGTTCATGAATTTTTGGATGTATGGAACTCACTGGTAGAGTCATCTGGATGCTGTTTTAAGTGGCAAGGGATGAGATTGACTTGAGTATTTTGATTTAGTTAATCGGTGTCCTTGCAGTGTTTTGTGAATCAATATGAAACTTCACTGTTCCTACTTATGAGAAACTGAACTACTTGTTCATTGGTGTGTTCCTTGATTTTGACAGTGGAAGTTTGAGTTTTGTGGACGTGACAAAGCAGTGGATCATTTGGACATACAATGATGGCTTCTTGAAATGTCCTGTAAAGTCTTTCATATTCTCTGGTCACAGATTTGGGCTAAGTCAGGAGCCTGACCTGGGACACCAGGAACCTAGTACCTGAGGGAGCCCTCATCCATCAAAGCAAATCAATGATACTTGATtgccttttctacttttctactttaTAAGTTCATTTGACTGCTCTTCAAATAAAGGGGTTGTGAAACCCAGAATTTTGCCATTTCATTCCACCTTCTTGGATATCGGAATCATCTCCTGTGGGCTTTTTATCTGGAATACTGTGTCATCACTGCTCACCTATTTTGTGAGCCTGCGGGAGTTACCAAAATACATGAGTATGTGATTGGAGCCGAATGGCCAAACACAGGGAACACAGGAGCACGGGGTTTGCACATTAGGCACAGGCACGGTTATCTTAGACTCCCATGTAAGTCTGCAACCCAGCTTCTAGAGATCTCCCCAGGTGTATTTAATGTATAGCCAAGTTTAAGAACTACTACTCTCAATCAATACTTTCAAACTTGACTCTAAATTGAAATCGCTTGAAGAACTTTAAAGAGTGCCACTGCCTGAACAACATCCCAGAGAATTAAAATCTATCCAGGTGATACTAATGTGTAGTTGAGTTTGAGAATGATTGAATTTAAACCTAAAGTGTTATTCTTTTCTCATATGTACAGCTCATCATTccacaatgtttttaaaattagattactTAAAACTTGATATAGAAGAAGACAGGTTACAGGTGAAAATTGAAATAGTTCCATGCCGACATATATATGACATGGGCTGCCacgatattttctttctttcattaagtgTCAAATTTTATCAGGCACACCAATGTATAAATCTTTTTTGAGTTGAAGAAAAAGTGACAACATCCTGCTTCTGTTTCCCAACTGGCATTGATATGGTGTGTCTGTTAAAGAACTTCAACTTTCATGCTCTGGAATCTGATTCATTAGGATCAATAATTTTCATGTCCCTCAGAGAGAGGGCTAGGTAGCATTGATGCTTAATCTTTGCCTTACTGCCTGAGAGGCAGATTTGTACTGTGTGTGAACGTAAGATATAGGTCactatacatttaaataatactCCTCAGTAGTCCCATTTAATTTTGGTTACATTTAGTATGCTTTTGACAGTGGTACCCCATGTCCTGATTTGCTACTGTGTAATATGTATGAATTtactcaaacatttattgaatgtcaatTACATGTTAAACTTAGTGCTACCTGCTGAAATATATCTATACATTAGCCTGGCATATATCTTCTCATATAATGGGTAAACAAGAGGAGAGGGGCAATATTAGCTTGTGGACTTTACTGAGTATAAGGTCTTCTGAGTCCATACAATTAGGAGACCTCATTTAGTCCGGAAGCTTTAAAAAACCGTTCCATgaagaagacattttaaagatgagactTGGTGAAGAAACACACCTTAGCAGATGCAGAGCAAAGAGGAGAGAATTCCAGGTCTGCCAGTGAGAAGAAAACTGTGCTCTTGCTTTAACCCATGCAGCCGAGTAAACCCACTCAGGTATTCTTCGCCTCCAGCTACCTTAGAATCAAGTGAAAGGACACGACATAGAATAAAGATAGATCAACCTCtaagagagattatttttatttaaatacaatggAAACAAATGTATACGCTTGTAATTATCAACCTTTAAAAATAGTCAATGGGTTGGATAAAGGAAGACGTTGAAGACCATAAAGCAGGCACTTCGCTAAGCTGATGCTTGCGGTCACTTTCTGACATGTCCCTCCTCACGAGGGTGCAGAGCATAGAAAGGGtcggagaggaagacagaaggaacGTGAGAGGAAACTGCAAATGAGGGAGCAATTGGCCACGTTCACAAAGCTCACCACACCACACTCATAATCCAGGAACACCCCCACGTGGCCCAGAGGCCTTTCTACATATTGAGGCGACAGTGGGGAGGAGCTAAAGAGACGACACTGGTTGTCCTCTTTGATACAAAAGAGTAGAAAAATCCCCTCTGAGTCAAGCGCCATGTCATTCCTCATTGTCCAAGAATCATCGCAAAATCCAAGGGCCCAGTTCCGACAGTTCCCCACATCCACCTCCCAGTAATGCTGACCACAGGTAAATGTCTGGGCTCCCCATGCCAGAAAGTATTTTGATCTTGTTGCATTAGTGACAACGTCAGGATGATCGCGACTGAAGAGCCAATGTCTCAGATCTTCAAACAGCGGCATGTGACAGGTCgttgtttcattttcaaaaaaaatgggCACTGCAGGAGGAAGGAAACAGTCACATTAACATGGAGTGTTACCAATTCCTGGTGGACCTGGGCTTTATATCGTGTCTGGGTTTCTAGCTTTCCCTGGAAACAAGGGCCAGGGCAGTGAGGAAGCTCTAGAAATCTACTGTATGCCAGGGCCTGTCTTCATAATGAGCAAATCATTAATGAGACAAAATAGAAGACATTTatgaattttcttaaaatgtataaagaagaggGATATTGCTAAGCTctggtttttttcctctgaaacttttaaaattggGACATCATTAGTAATTGACAGTAACAGAAAGGAGTAGCCAACTTCTCTTCTCAGAAAAGAAGAATAACTCTAAATAATAGTAATTCCTAAAGAGTGGTCACTTTGCctcatatttaagtatttttttaccAATATATATCAAGATAAAATAACCGGAAAGAAAAATCCATGTCTTTTACAAGTAGAATGTTTGTGAGAATTTTCAGCAAATGtaatttttgagaagaaaattatGCAATAAGTGGTTAGCTTACTTTGTGGGATTGTGTAGAAGTATTCATTTTCTGTTCTTAACACTATTGATTTATAcaaagtatttttgtattatgtgaATAAAGGATGTACTGTGTAAAGCGCCTTTATTGTGAAacattctagaaaacaaaactctctGCTCATCTCACAGCCAGTAATCACCACATAACCCGAAACCTGGAATATACTGAATGTTCGTGCAGATTTACACGTTTCATACAGTTAACACCAAGTCTCAGCATGATGCACACATCAACTATCTTTTCCTATTGCTTACTTCCAGGTAGCTTATCATAAACTATCATACTGGGTTTTTCTCCAGATATTATTTGTTGGTCCACATATATCATTTTTCCACAAAGGCAAATTGGGTTACAAAATGCCCAGATATGAAATCATCAATCGTACAATGGAGCAACATAACCCATAGACATTAGCTGAGGAGAACGTACGGCTATCCCACCAAAGGGCGGTCTATTACCAAGAAAATGGTTGAGTCTCTCTATCAGCCCCGTGATGGGCCATGAACTGAGCCGTGGATCCACAGGTTGGGGCATGTGCAGCTGCACTGACTCACTCCTGCAAAAAAGAACAGTCACTTACTCTTTCTGAGTTCATTTTCATGACAATGGTGATATTTAATCTACGTCCCAGTGAAGATGCTTCATTAAAATCCTCATAGTTAGCATCGTAAATAGTTATGAATGTAACTCCACAAACTAGGAAACTTAacaaatatccatttattttatgaagagcaaactaaacccaatTCTACCTCCTAACGCTTAGATCCTGGCATAATATTTCAGGATCTGGTTCTTCACAGCCAAGCAGGGGTTCTGCAAAATGGCTCGAAACTCAGGACATTACAGAAGGGCACTTTGATTTTTAATCCACACTGGTCACCACCGAGATGCTGTGTCCATATAAGCACAGCACAGGGGTGAGGAGCTTAGCCCGGGCAGAGATTCTGCTCCCAGGTCCCAGCTTCCCTAAGTGCCACAGACAGCCTTTCCACGTGAAGCTGGAGTCAGCCACGTGCTACGTGGGAGCCCAAACCCTACATGGtcctcccccgcccgccccgtggctttctctcccttctcccactttATGCTTCTCCGAAACACCTATTTCTCCCACATAAGCCTGTCACAGCTTTGGGCCACATCCTCAATGTGTTCTTACGTTTCTAGGCATTAAAATCGCAGTTGGCGCTTTGTCTACACGCAGCTTGTGCACAGAACTGCCAACCGCACGGGCTTCCACAGAGCCCTGTCCAGCTCCACCTTACACAAAATGACAAACGCGTCTCTACCTTGagacatggaaaaataaatgtattataaaatggGTTCTATTATCATAATAAATTATGCTCCTATTTCAGCACCAATAGCCTGATTACTCTTAAACAATTCTCAAACTTTTAATACAGGCGTAAACTtacctttttaaagtgttttcaaaatgctgcaaagagaaacagaaaaaaaaaatctcagtataTGCCGCAAGATTCGCAGTAGAGACCTCATTACTTATTCCCAAGAGTGGGTAAGCCCCAATTCCAGGAAATTGTATCATGCGCAcggaaacagaaagagaaaatgaactgtATAGATTctgaaatttctcatttttgccAGGTCCACACACAAATCCAGAGTCTTCAAACAAGCTTCTCGGGGCTGTCCATCAGTAAGTGAATGTATATGACAACTTGAGAAGGAGGTATTCTCTAGGATTGTTTTTAACCTGCTTTTTCAGACTTGGGTTCTTATGTATGGCAAGAATACCCTTTGGACTTCTGCATCACAGAGACAGGTAAAACCGCTCCCACAGCATCACAAAGCATCACTGCCAACGCGTGACGCGTGACGGTAGACGAAGAGATTGTGGACGTTCTCCAGGCAGCCCCGTGACTCTCCTCAGTCCTTACCTGGAGCAGCTCCACGTCTGGCTCATGACACGTTTCCTTGAGGTCCTCATACATTCCTCTTAGGACTTTTCCCTTTTGGTCCATGCTGTCCTCACTTGCTCTGAGTTGTTGTAAAATCTCgttgctttctttctccattctctctaAATAACGTCTCTCTTCCTCGTAAAGCAAGTGGTACACCTTCCGATATTCAGCACGGATCATCTCCCTCCGCAGAGACACATAACCCTGCGGTGAGTGGGTTGTTTAGATCACAGAGCAGGCTCTCCCTGTCTTACCATCTGCTGTTTCTCCTCTGACATTTAGCAATTTGGTGgtttcttgaaaacagaaatttaGGGACATCTTTCTGCCCCCTGATCCCCTTTTCTGctcatttggttattttttggCACTAGAAGTGAAAACTTGACTCTAACTCCTTCCCCCAAATATCTACGTTTTCTTAATAATAGGTACTTGTGACTTAATAATTGTCCTGCCTAATATGCTAAGAATCCTCATTACTAAATCCATTTCATCTCTTGTATGCCCAGATATTTTAGCTACAGACTAACTCGCTTctgaaaataatagcaaacattaCTTCCAGAACCTTGTGTGTATGAGTGCAGCTTAACTCATCCTGCCCAAGGCTCTACACCCCCTTTCTTAGCTGACTTCCACATGTCCTTAGAGACATTGGTCAACAGACAACCACCTTCCAGTATTAATTCctctcttctcactttttttcactttatctttCCCTATTTTCCTCCTAACATTTAAACGTGGTTTGTTCATGCACatagttttgaaattaaaacaaacgTACTCGGTTGACCCGATGTCTTGGCTTTTGTGGTGTCATTGTTACTCCAAAAAAGCCTACTTCTTGTTCACAGGTATACATTCACTGGACTTGTTTATGGAACTCTCAATCATTCTTCCAATCAGTGAaatctctcttttattcttgttttaatgAGATTGCTCTTTATCTCCCCAGAACCTTCTTTGCTGAATCCACATGAGTTGTTACATGCACGTTACaaagttctttatatttcatCAGTCCTTCTTGCTATAAACCCTGCATACCCTGGGCTTCAAGGAAATCCCTGTCTCCTGGTTTCTTTCTAACAATTTGCCTTCTCCAGCTACTCTTTCCCAGCTGGAGTTACTAATACAGGGATTTCCCAAGTTATCTTTCCATGTGAaaacttttttacttttctttctaaaaattcccATGTGAAAACCCTCTGCTCCAATGCCTAAAATTTTCCAACAATTGTGAAATGCCCCTGTCCCATCCCAATCTTTCACATAGGTTCCAACCTTATGCATCCAACTGCCTACTGCACATTTCTTCTAGGATATCTCACAGGAACTTACAGTGGCACATTTCTCAAACAAACATTATCTTAACCCAGACCAGCCATACCTCCTCCATTTCTAACCTTGGTGATGTTCCAAATTCAAGCAAATCtggtgcatttttaaattttatccatttAACATTCTACACTCAAACAGATAATATTTTCTGGCATTTCTCTACCATAAAGACTGTCCTTTGAATCCTTCTATTTCCCATTATCTGTGTTCAATTCATTCCCCAAATTTCCTTTCAAGGTTCCTAAACAGCCTATTTGCTTCCTTGACTTTCATTTTGAGGTCTTCCAATCAATCATTATTCTTTATAAGTTGCTATCTGAATGAACTTTCTAAAA from Panthera tigris isolate Pti1 chromosome D1, P.tigris_Pti1_mat1.1, whole genome shotgun sequence includes the following:
- the LOC102958341 gene encoding tripartite motif-containing protein 77-like; the encoded protein is MIRAEYRKVYHLLYEEERRYLERMEKESNEILQQLRASEDSMDQKGKVLRGMYEDLKETCHEPDVELLQHFENTLKRSESVQLHMPQPVDPRLSSWPITGLIERLNHFLVPIFFENETTTCHMPLFEDLRHWLFSRDHPDVVTNATRSKYFLAWGAQTFTCGQHYWEVDVGNCRNWALGFCDDSWTMRNDMALDSEGIFLLFCIKEDNQCRLFSSSPLSPQYVERPLGHVGVFLDYECGVVSFVNVANCSLICSFLSRSFCLPLRPFLCSAPS